One Ethanoligenens harbinense YUAN-3 genomic window carries:
- a CDS encoding putative RNA methyltransferase encodes MFECFCCPVCGQALIRESQTLRCSAGHSFDIASGGYVNLWVTNRTHAGDSKGMVTARRRFLDSGAYGFLLNRLCSETAAFLRGRGEKDPLIVDAGCGEGYYTAGIAAYLRRQNIPATVAGVDISKAAVRAGAKRGEEVSLAVASLFKLPLCPASVDIVLSVFAPVCGAECARVLKPGGLLFIVSPGSRHLFGLKEILYDDPYENPPNTYYLPGFRQMRQFSEKREILVRGGQMNDLFAMTPYYWKTPADASARLAHLPTLSTPLDFHVDVYERCEDDAQEPPVCEHQTHNQ; translated from the coding sequence ATGTTTGAATGTTTTTGCTGCCCTGTCTGCGGACAGGCGCTGATCCGGGAAAGCCAGACCCTGCGCTGCTCCGCAGGGCACAGTTTTGATATCGCGTCGGGCGGATATGTCAACCTGTGGGTGACCAACCGCACCCACGCGGGCGACAGCAAGGGAATGGTGACCGCCAGGCGCCGTTTTCTGGACAGCGGGGCCTATGGCTTTCTTTTGAACCGGCTTTGCTCCGAAACGGCCGCGTTTCTGCGCGGGCGGGGAGAGAAGGACCCGCTTATCGTGGATGCGGGCTGCGGCGAGGGTTATTACACCGCCGGCATCGCCGCATATCTGCGTCGGCAGAATATTCCGGCCACGGTGGCGGGGGTGGATATCTCCAAAGCGGCCGTGCGCGCGGGTGCAAAGCGCGGGGAAGAGGTATCACTTGCAGTGGCCAGCCTGTTCAAGCTGCCGCTGTGCCCCGCAAGTGTGGACATCGTGCTCAGCGTATTCGCGCCGGTCTGCGGCGCGGAGTGCGCGCGGGTGCTCAAACCGGGAGGGTTGCTTTTCATCGTTTCGCCCGGTTCCAGGCACCTGTTCGGGCTTAAGGAAATCTTATACGACGACCCGTATGAAAACCCGCCCAACACCTATTATCTGCCGGGATTCCGGCAGATGCGGCAGTTTTCTGAAAAGAGGGAGATCCTGGTACGGGGCGGCCAGATGAACGATTTGTTCGCGATGACACCATATTACTGGAAAACACCTGCGGATGCTTCCGCCCGGCTGGCGCATCTGCCCACATTGTCCACACCACTGGATTTTCATGTGGATGTGTACGAGCGGTGCGAAGATGATGCACAGGAGCCGCCGGTTTGTGAACATCAGACGCATAACCAATAA